The genomic window GTCTCCCTTTTGAATGGCGATTTCAACCTACTTCACTGACATATCGGCGACTTCTTTAATATATCAGCGACTTCCACGATATATCGGCGACTTTCTCAATATATCAGCGACTTCCACGATATATCGGCGACTTTCTCAATATATCAGCGCCTACCTTGATATATCAGCGACTTGATTGTAACTCCGCCTCTATACAAAAAGGTGACTGCCTCAGCAGTCACCCCATTATATTACTTATTCAAATTATAAAAACTCTTCAATCCATCATATACCGCTAAATCGCCAAGCTCATCCTCAATTCGTAGAAGCTGATTATACTTAGCAATCCGATCCGTACGGGACATAGACCCAGTTTTGATTTGGCCGGCGTTTGTTGCTACAGCGATGTCAGCGATTGTTGCGTCTTCTGTTTCGCCTGAACGGTGGGAGATAACAGCTGTGTAGCCTGCGCGCTTTGCCATTTCGATCGCTTCGAAAGTTTCTGTTAATGTACCGATTTGGTTCACTTTAATTAGAATTGAGTTGCCAACGCCTTGCTCGATTCCTTGTGCTAATTTTTTCGTATTTGTAACGAATAGGTCGTCTCCAACCAACTGAACTTTGCCGCCAATGCGCTCTGTTAACAGTTTATGACCTTTCCAGTCGTTTTCATCTAAGCCGTCTTCAATTGAAATGATCGGGAATTCATTTACTAGCTCTTCGTAGAAATTCACCATGTCTTCAGAAGTTAAGCCTGTGCGGCCTTCGCCAGCTAAATCGTATTTGCCTGTATCTTTATTGTAGAATTCAGATGAAGCAACATCCATTGCAAGGTAAATATCTTTCCCAGCTTCATATCCAGCATTGCGGATTGCTTCGATAATCACTTCTAATGCTTCACGGTTTGAGCCAAGGTTTGGTGCAAATCCGCCTTCATCCCCAACAGCCGTGTTTAGGCCTTTACCTGAAAGAACTTTCTTCAATTCATGGAAAACTTCAGTACCCATGCGGATAGCCTCTTTAAAAGTAGGAGCTCCAACAGGCATAATCATGAATTCTTGGAAATCTACATTGTTATCAGCGTGAGATCCGCCGTTAATAATGTTCATCATTGGTGTTGGAAGCTGCTTCGCATTGAAGCCGCCAAGATAGCGATATAAAGGTAGACCAACAGACTCAGCAGCTGCGTGTGCAGCAGCCATAGATACGCCCAAAATCGCGTTCGCACCAAGCTTGCCTTTATTTTCAGTTCCGTCTAATTCGATCATCGTGCGGTCAATGCCCACTTGATCTGTCACATCCATGCCGACAAGGGCTTCTTCAATAATGTTGTTCACGTTATTTACTGCTTTTTGAACACCTTTTCCAAGGTAACGGGATTTATCTCCGTCACGAAGCTCAACTGCTTCGTATTCACCTGTTGATGCACCAGATGGAACAATTGCACG from Bacillus sp. DTU_2020_1000418_1_SI_GHA_SEK_038 includes these protein-coding regions:
- the eno gene encoding phosphopyruvate hydratase, with translation MPYIQHVYAREVLDSRGNPTVEVEVITESGFFGRAIVPSGASTGEYEAVELRDGDKSRYLGKGVQKAVNNVNNIIEEALVGMDVTDQVGIDRTMIELDGTENKGKLGANAILGVSMAAAHAAAESVGLPLYRYLGGFNAKQLPTPMMNIINGGSHADNNVDFQEFMIMPVGAPTFKEAIRMGTEVFHELKKVLSGKGLNTAVGDEGGFAPNLGSNREALEVIIEAIRNAGYEAGKDIYLAMDVASSEFYNKDTGKYDLAGEGRTGLTSEDMVNFYEELVNEFPIISIEDGLDENDWKGHKLLTERIGGKVQLVGDDLFVTNTKKLAQGIEQGVGNSILIKVNQIGTLTETFEAIEMAKRAGYTAVISHRSGETEDATIADIAVATNAGQIKTGSMSRTDRIAKYNQLLRIEDELGDLAVYDGLKSFYNLNK